From Cercospora beticola chromosome 6, complete sequence, a single genomic window includes:
- a CDS encoding uncharacterized protein (BUSCO:EOG09262UTQ) — translation MPAATSKRVRGIKITRHFIIGNEAHVLPYSGYPNPPPEGHTKGWKVYVRPLPNGPDITTWLKKVQFKLHHTYADASRTIESSSLLDPATGAAKKDISFEVAETGYGEFAVEIRLYFAPESGEKAIYREHYLTLSPYGDEKQKARQEKDNFVVAERLETIEFNEPTSDFAKMLMSEDQFNWLKVKKGRGKGKKPDFVFEGNVEPSSQLPEKALPGSGEGAGMSGGAWSVQYEKQVLAQLEKSKEKIDEMLEEEKKKMEERRKELEKLGATIKT, via the coding sequence ATGCCCGCGGCAACATCGAAGCGCGTGCGTGGTATCAAGATCACGCGCCACTTCATCATTGGGAACGAAGCGCACGTTCTCCCATACTCCGGCTACCCAAATCCACCACCAGAAGGGCATACCAAAGGCTGGAAAGTCTACGTCCGCCCTCTTCCCAATGGACCCGACATCACGACATGGCTCAAGAAAGTCCAGTTCAAACTCCATCACACCTACGCCGATGCTTCGCGCACCATcgaatcttcttctctgctcgaCCCCGCAACAGGCGccgcgaagaaggacatTAGCTTTGAGGTGGCAGAAACGGGCTATGGCGAATTCGCAGTGGAGATAAGACTCTACTTCGCACCAGAGAGTGGAGAGAAGGCCATCTATCGGGAGCACTATCTTACCCTCTCTCCGTACGGAgatgagaagcagaaagcgaGGCAAGAGAAGGATAACTTTGTCGTCGCGGAGCGATTAGAGACAATCGAGTTCAACGAGCCTACGTCGGATTTCGCGAAAATGTTGATGAGCGAGGATCAGTTCAATTGgttgaaggtgaagaagggaAGGGGCAAAGGAAAGAAGCCGGATTTTGTGTTCGAGGGCAATGTCGAGCCCAGTTCGCAGTTGCCTGAAAAGGCCTTGCCTGGTAGCGGCGAGGGTGCAGGAATGAGCGGTGGTGCCTGGAGTGTGCAGTACGAGAAGCAAGTGCTTGCGCAactggagaagagcaaggagaagatcgatgagatgctggaggaagagaagaagaagatggaggagagaagaAAGGAGCTGGAGAAATTGGGTGCTACGATCAAGACCTAG
- a CDS encoding uncharacterized protein (BUSCO:EOG09265GGX), with amino-acid sequence MSYYFTIIGNRDNPLFELDFGTSKVGGDGIARFREEAKHMNQFIVHAAIDMVEEAQWSTKDLYLKKIDSFQNNHIHCFLTGGNIKFMLLMNPDPSATPYSNYQAPPSRPNTGRQSTLIASNPTSQQTEEAVRQFMTEVYEAWMKCIMNPFYNVNQPVTSPVFRSRVATAAKKYL; translated from the exons ATGTCGTACTACTTCACCATCATCGGCAACCGCGACAACCCTCTCTTCGAGCTGGACTTTGGCACATCAAAGGttggcggcgatggcatTGCACGCTTTCGGGAAGAGGCCAAGCATATGAATCAATTCATCGTGCATGCAGCAATCGACATGGTGGAGGAAGCCCAGTGGAGCACGAAAGACTT ATATCTCAAGAAAATCGACTCTTTCCAGAACAACCACATCCACTGCTTTTTGACTGGCGGCAATATCAAGTTCATGCTTCTCATGAATCCTGATCCCAGTGCTACACCCTACTCGAACTACCAAGCTCCTCCATCACGGCCAAACACCGGCAGACAGAGCACGTTGATAGCCAGCAATCCAACTAGCCAACAGACTGAAGAAGCTGTCAGGCAGTTCATGACCGAG GTCTACGAAGCATGGATGAAGTGCATCATGAATCCGTTCTACAATGTGAACCAACCCGTGACCAGCCCAGTTTTCAGGAGTAGGGTCGCGACTGCCGCGAAGAAGTACTTGTGA
- a CDS encoding mitochondrial 54S ribosomal mL60 domain-containing protein: MFGPFRPSQPLSGGLLWKIPWRLSSPQKQRHRQRLRRVDSVVAVLDNALRKQQNSSISPQSTSASSEAPATVSTSEGTATAEELSTTAEGQRLLAASTPKSKSLAAVRHGKGPKQGDWVPSTNPVGVPTPGKKLLRDVVRETGTTKLIERWKAEMPTEAEMQPRDKYSMFDKKVRGYRKGIHKLPKWTRMSQRLNPPGF; this comes from the exons ATGTTTGGCCCATTCCGACCCAGTCAGCCGCTCTCCGGTGGTCTCCTATG GAAAATCCCATGGCGACTTTCATCTCCTCAAAAGCAGCGCCATCGCCAAAGGCTGCGACGCGTCGATAGCGTAGTCGCAGTTCTCGACAACGCGCTGCGCAAACAGCAAAACTCCTCCATCTCACCGCAATCAACATCCGCATCCTCAGAAGCTCCGGCTACCGTCTCTACCTCCGAAGGCACAGCAACAGCCGAGGAGCTCTCCACAACAGCAGAAGGGCAGcgcctcctcgccgcctcaACACCAAAGTCGAAGAGTCTTGCTGCAGTAAGACATGGCAAGGGACCCAAGCAAGGCGACTGGGTGCCCTCGACGAATCCAGTAGGCGTGCCTACGCCTGGGAAAAAGTTATTACGGGATGTGGTGCGAGAGACAGGAACGACAAAATTGATTGAACGATGGAAAGCAGAAATGCCAACGGAAGCGGAGATGCAGCCGAGGGACAAGTACAGCATGTTCGACAAGAAAGTGAGAGGGTACAGAAAGGGCATTCATAAATTGCCCAagtggacgaggatgagccaGAGATTGAACCCACCAGGTTTCTAG
- a CDS encoding uncharacterized protein (CAZy:GH43), with protein MKLSTFLAVLPLSFSGVSAASYSNPLRDVNGGDPNIVWHDGWYYFMSTNFANLQMARARTLDGLKNGETKLIWADSEPSRCCNVWAPEMHYIDGAWHVYYSAGPNPLSRQRSHAIRGGSTPWDMYGYAGELQTPGFFSIDGTIVRLQNQNYFVYSGFVNGGFEAGEKQKLYITPLTGATTTGEHKVLSEPTESWELVGEPVNEGPYALYNGNKTFIAFSGSYCGTPSYALGTLEWTGGDPMDSASWVKTGPHFTSANGEFGTGHNSFFTSPDGSETWNVYHSTPNSGGNCGDQRRANAVVVRWNEDGTPDFGVPPGYGQVLPGPSGE; from the exons ATGAAGCTTTCTACTTTCCTGGCAGTTTTGCCGCTTTCATTCAGCGGAGTCTCCGCTGCAAGCTATTCCAATCCTCTTCGCGATGTCAATGGAGGAGATCCCAACATCGTCTGGCACGATGGTTGGTACTACTTCATGAGCACAAATTTTGCCAACTTGCAAATGGCCCGAGCGAGGACGTTGGATGGGTTGAAGAATGGTGAGACGAAGCTCATCTGGGCCGATTCTGAACCAAGTCGCTGCTGCAATGTATGGGCACCAGAGATGCACTACATAGATGGAGCATGGCATGTCTACTACTCTGCTGGACCTAATCCGCTAAGTCGTCAAAGGTCGCATGCCATTCGAG GCGGCAGCACGCCTTGGGATATGTATGGCTATGCCGGCGAGCTTCAAACCCCTGGCTTCTTCTCAATCGATGGCACAATCGTTCGTCTGCAAAATCAGAACTACTTTGTGTATTCGGGGTTCGTAAACGGAGGcttcgaagctggcgagaagCAAAAGCTTTACATCACGCCCCTGACTGGTGCCACGACCACGGGCGAGCACAAAGTCCTCTCTGAGCCGACAGAAAGCTGGGAGCTGGTCGGGGAACCCGTCAATGAGGGTCCTTATGCTCTGTACAATGGCAACAAAACTTTCATCGCATTCTCTGGGTCGTACTGCGGAACACCCTCGTACGCACTTGGCACTTTGGAATGGACGGGAGGTGATCCTATGGATAGCGCCAGCTGGGTCAAGACCGGCCCTCACTTTACAAGTGCGAATGGAGAGTTCGGTACCGGACACAACAGCTTCTTTACCAGCCCTGATGGTAGCGAGACTTGGAATGTTTACCATTCGACGCCCAATTCTGGGGGAAATTGCGGAGATCAAAGGCGTGCAAATGCTGTTGTGGTGAGATGGAATGAGGACGGCACGCCAGATTTTGGCGTACCGCCTGGATATGGGCAGGTGCTTCCAGGGCCAAGCGGCGAGTGA